CGCATCATAATGCAGCCGAGGGTTATCAGAGGGGCAGTGCTGAAACCAAATTCTTCTGCACCCAGTAGAGCAGCAATAGCAACATCCCTTCCAGTTTTTAACTGGCCATCAGTTTGAAGAATGGTTCGGCCACGAAGGTCATTTGCCACTAAAGTTTGATGTGTTTCTGCCAATCCAAGCTCCCAGGGAAGACCCGCATTTTTTATGCCAGTCCAACGGGAAGCTCCAGTTCCTCCATCATGGCCAGAGATCAAAACATGGTCAGCATGCCCTTTTACAACCCCACTAGCAATTACACCCACACCAGCCTCTGAGACTAACTTAACACTGATTCGGGCCCCTGGGTTCGAATTCTACAAAggagaaacaaaaaataataatcaacATGCTCAATCCAGATATATTTTGCATACATAAATATGAGTACTGACAGCCTCTCACAGGAGCAGAACAGGAAAAAATAAACTTATCTATTTGGAAATCACTTCTCAAAATGAGGAATAAACGACGTACTGGAGCACATGGATGGAAATCAACAGAAATTTAAGGACTCCCTTACTAATATGGAAAAGATTAATTCCTACCGACTCTCAGTATAGGGTAACTAAATGACAAGTAAAGAGGAAAGTTCAACAAGTGTCATGGTCATATACCTTAAGGTCATGAATTAGTTGGGCAAGATCTTCGATTGAATAGATATCATGGTGGGGGGGAGGACTGATAAGCCCTACACCGGCAGTAGAATTTCTAGTGACCGCAATATCACCAACTACTTTGTGGCCTGGAAGTTCGCCTCCTTCGCCTGGCTTGGCCCCCTGGAGAACAGAAACAACTGCTCTTAACATAATGTACATGACAAAGCAAAATAAATTTCAGCTATACATAACCTCACCAAATGTCAAAGGTATGCATCAGTTATAGGTACAAAGACACACAAAGGTGCTTTGTAGACTCAGCAACATCTGTCCATGAACATAAATTCATAAACAAGAGGAACTTCTGCTCCAATAGGAAGACAGGAGGTACATATGTAGCAGATGCCCCAGTATAAGAAGTATAAACAAAAGATTCATCttgtaatatttcagtttaGATTGCAGCAACTACCTGAGCCATTTTTATCTGAAGTTCATCGGCATTGGTAAGATAGTAGCTCGAAACTCCAAACCGTCCACTTGCTACTTGTTTAATTGCACTCCTCTTTGGATTCATCGAACCGTCTGGAAGAGGCTCCATACGTGAAGGTTGCTCACCTCCCTCACCTTTATAAAAgttggatattaaaaaaaagcagCAGTAAATTTAGCAACAACAAAATTTCAGATTCACtgtcaataaaaatgaaagtgAATGGTAAGCATTATCACCATGTCTTCTCAAGATTAAACATTCACTTTTTGCCATGTCCTTATTCATTAATATAAGAGATATACTAAACGACATGTATGCACCACATTTTCGCAAGATAAAAAtgcagttcaaaaaaaaaagataaatgcactcacaaaataaacaaatagagtactAAGGGGAACCGCCTTGTAAGGTGCAAATATGTTATcctcccccccctcccccccctctTTAAATATCTAAGAGCAAGAGACCTTTTGTTTCTgaagaaaatatgatttattAAAACTCCATAAAGGCAGCATCACTTAAAACATCAAGAGACAAAAAGACCACCAGGACAAAGGCtaaaaagaaaatgatgtaTTGGCAATTCATAAGTGCACAGTAAGTTACGTTAAACATGATAGCTTTGTAAACATTATCCAGAATAAATGATGACTTGGTTCAAATATTTAAAGTAAATGAATAATGTGTAAAACATGAGAAAAGGACATTTATAATTATGAAATAGTGAAGCAAtacgaattttgaatgaatggTTGTGCTAAAAGTAGCTCATGATTTTCTCTGGAAAACAATCATACCAGTATTAGATTTGCCTCCAAGTTTATTCATTGCAATAGCTAGAGTGGTATGTGCTTCCAATGATAGTGAGCCATAACTCATAGCTCCAGTGCAAAAGTGCTTCACAATCTCACTAGCAGGTTCCACTTCATCCAAGGGAATCTTATCACCAACATCTTTGAACTTCAACATACCACGCAAATTGCAGGTCTTATTCAGCTCCTGTATCCGCCTGGAGTATTCTTTGTATGCTGCCACACTGTTAGCACTGGCTGCTTCTTGCAACTTTGCAATTGCAAGGGGATCATTAAGATGCACTTCACCTCCTTTTCTCCAGTGGTAATTCCCAGGATTAGGTAGTGCAACTGCTTCTGCACTTCCAGGTGGTAAAGCTCTGGTAGGAATTGCCAATTCATGAAGATGAAGTGCATCACCAGCAAGCATTTCAAATGTTGCACCCTCAACCCTGCTTGGGGTGCCTTTGAAACACTTCTGAATAACCTCAGAAGAAAGACCCAAAGCTTCAAAAATCTGTGCACCTTTATAAGAAGCAAGAGTGGATATCCCCATTTTAGCAAGAACTTTCATCATTCCATAATTGCTTGCtttgaagtactttttgacaAGTTCTTCTCGTGAATGAAACTGGCCATCTCCTTTAGGAGGGATCTTCCCATCAATCTGTAATCGCCAGATTGCTTCTACAGCCAGATATGGGCATATAGCATCTGCACCAAAACCAACCAGAGTACAAAAATGATGCACTTCACGAGGCTCAGCAGATTCAACCAGCAGACCAATGCGAGTGCGCTCAAGTTTTGAGACTAGATGTTGATGAACAGCACCAACTGCCAAGAGGGAACTAACAGCAACACGTTCTGACGAAAAACCtacatcaagatttaaagaatgACAGGCTCAATTTAGAGTTTACCAACCAGAGAAAAAACAGCCGGCATGACAAAATTGAGAATTAGTCAATGAAAGACTCAGTAGGAAACTGCAGTTTAAATAAGAAAAACAATAGGGATCAAATAACTCCCATCCTACagaaacaaaaacaaacaaGATAGTAGCATttcatatttaaaatggatCAAGTACTACACAAAACAAGAGCATAATTCTCCAATGCAAGCCAAAAAAAACAAACGACATAATAGAAAACAAGGACATTCAAGATTTTGTCTTCAAGTTCAAAGTCTACCCAACAGAAAAGAATGCAGATTTTAGATGGTGCTCACCTCTGTCAGATAGTACAATGGTCGTATAGCCCTCACGAATAGCATCACGAGCTTCAGAGCAAATCCTATCCAAAGTCTCCTCCAAACCCTTCCTGCCATGCTTCTTTGGATAAGTGATGTCAAGCACCTTGCTGCGCCAAcctctgtaattcatttttttaatagcCTCCATCTCATCAATGGATAGAAGAGGCCCTTTCAGTGAAAGGCGATGGCACTGCTGTTCAGTTGTTTCAGTCAGATCACCTTCTGGACCGACCATGCACTCCATAGATGTAACAATTTTCTCTCGAATTGGATCAATTGGTGGGTTTGTGACTTGAGCAAACATCTGTTTAAAATACTCAAATGTAAGTTTCTCTCTTTTTGACATCACAGCTAATGGAGTATCATTTCCCATTGATCCAAGCGCTTCAGTTCCATCTTTTGCCATGGGCAACAACAACATCTCCAAAGCTTCTACTGTGTAACTGCAGGcaaagaatataaagcataaaTGGTTTAAGCAAAGGCACACAGGAAAGACACAAAAACTAGTAAAGATGAGCTTTTACTCACCCAAAGGCCTTCAGTGGAGCCAAGATACCATGGATTCCCATGTTCTCCATGTCCTCGTCATGATTCTGTGCCTAAATATCAAGACAAGATTGTCATTACAATGAGAGCACGAATGTCACACGGACCGAGTTACTTACAGTAGCAAGATCTGCAACTTACTGCAACAGTGCCATATATGCTTGGAGCAATCCTGTCAGTTTCAGACACAGAATCCACAATGTCCTTGAGGCATATTTTCTGTCTCTTGAGCCACTCTCCATAAGGTCTTGCTTGTGAGTATTGTTTTTTCAAGGCCTCATCATCAACAACAGTATGATTGTCGAAATCTACTAGTAACATCATTCCAGGGTTGAGTCTTCCTTTCCTGGACACATCTTCAGGGGGAATATCTACAACACCAACTTCACTAGCCATAATTACACGTCCACTATGTGTAATGTAAAAGCGGCCAGGCCTCAAACCGTTACGATCCAATGTGGCTCCAAGATAGCGGCCATCAGTAACTGGATGCAAGTTTCAACCGAATTTAATTTTGGAATCAGCTTACAGGAAGGTATGTTGATACAAAACAGTACTAGTGAAGAACCTCACATGATATAAGAGCAGGTCCATCCCAGGGTTCCATGAGAGCTGAGAAATACTCATACAGAGCCTTTCTATCAGTGTCCATGTTCGGGTCATTCTGCCATGCCTCAGGTATCATCATCATGACAGCTTCTGGCAGGCTCCGACCAGCTCGAACCAAGAGCTCAAGAACACCATCAAATGCCCCTGAAATATAAACAAAAAGTAATAGATTCAGCTGTGATGAAGCATTTATGAGCTGGTAACATCTAATTACATAAAATACACATTCAAACATGGCAATGCAAAAGTGTGGCTTAACTGTAGCATTTctgctaattaaaaaaaaattgagcccCTAAAAATTAAGGCTAGCTAATCCCACCTGAATCTGATGAGCTAGCATCCACAATGGGaaggagtttcttcatttcattcTTCGATAAACCCAGTTGCTTGCACTTCAAAAGACCCTCCCGTGCCTTCATCCTGTTGGATTGAAGGGCAAAATAGATGCCAATCTATCAAACATGCTTAAAAGCATGAATGTTTGCTTACAACAAAGTATTCCATTCAGTATTTGAAATTATACCAGTTCACATTTCCTCGTAGTGTATTAATTTCTCCATTGTGACCCAAAATACGCATGGGTTGAGCACGATCCCAACTAGGAAAAGTGTTTGTGGAGAAACGAGAATGGATCTGCATGCAAACATGATAACTTAGAATTATGTATtgcaattttttcaaaaaaaaaacttgcattCATGAGATTCACAGTTTGTTTAGGAATCTGAGATGGCTTTGCTTTCAAGGCACTTAAAAACACTATAGTTTCTGACTATTTTCAGTGTCAATACAGAATAACATGGAGACCCTGAGCTACCTTCACCATATTTTATTTCCTTTACACCTCCAAATTAGATGTCTCATCCACAAATACTGACCATAGGGAGCACTGCATCAGGATTCTGCAACATGGTTTGCTAAGTATCAACTAAGAAAGTTTTTTACCAACTCAGCCACGACATCCAGTACCCAAAATCAAATAGCACTCAATAGAGCAGAACAGAAGACATAAGACAAAGTTTCATTCCTCAACATCACATAACCTTACAACTGTTCTGCTACGACAGTTCCCCCAATGCAGCCTGCTGTGAACCCAGTTTGTGCATAAAGAAGGATGTCAGTTGGTACAAACTTACCAGGGCCATGTAACTTGTAAACCTTTCATCACCAAGATCTGCATAATAGTAGTCCTTCAATTGAACTGGTTTCAGCTGACCTTTGTAAACCACAGTTCTGCCAAACCAGAGAAAAGGTAATTTGTTGTTGTTACAACAACCAAAATTTTGTTCACCCAAGAAGAAAACTTAAATCATACTCTTGAAAATGAGAAATTGAGCATAGATAAGCACTCTCATACCATCTATATGGAGTCAGTTCGAGGTTCCCAGTTGTTCCTACTTGtcagaaagaaagaagggagaaagTAAAATAGAtcaccttgaagaaagggagCATATATAGAAGTCCCTCACTCCACCATGCTGTAGATTCAGAGCAGCTCGAATAGCAACCATCGCAACCCTCCGTAAAATATACATCTAAATTAACAATATTAAAAACAAACAGCATCAGTAACAagcctttattgatataaaaTGGTTTGACAAAAACAAGAAATGACCTGTTGCTCAAAGTCAGCACTTGATTTTGGACTTGATGTAAGGAATACTTGTTCAATGATTGGCTCTGTTTGTCTAGCAGACTCACCCAAATCCGTATTATCAGTTGGTACAGGGCGCCAACCAAGGACAACATGTCCCAATGACTCTGCCACCTGCATACAGTGACAAGTATCCAACAAAATTTTCAGAGAATAATATAGCTGGTATAAGGAGTTATAGATGAATTATAAAAATATGCACACCTAAGAAAACTTGTTCAAAAAGATTTCAGACCAAATAATGTATGCTTGTCGCATAAATGCAACATTACTCAAAACTCCATGGTTGCATTTATTAGATTCTGAAGAAGGAAGAGCATCAACTTCCTTCCAACTCTTGTCTTACATGATTTCTCATTAGATTTTCACCTTAACTATGGATTTCTATGAAATCCATGTATTAATAAGGAGCATATCAATTTCTTGAATCCCCCGAATAAGATCTACATTCAGCGGTTGTTTAGATTGACAGAATCTGGTAGGAAAGAAACAAGTTGACAAGGTTGAAACTGTTCCATGTGAGTTTGAATTAGATGACATCCTTTATGATGCCAGACTTTCTGTGAGTTGGTCATCAATAGTAACCATTGATCTCTAAAACCAtgcaaatatattttaaatgatAGCTTGTCCGGAAGTTGTTAGGGGGAAAAAAAACGAAAATTGAATGACAGGTAGCAAAAAAAGAACCCCAAACGGTTTCTGGGAAAAAACATGCCTCTTATGATACTAAGGCAAATAGTAACTGCGATGAATATACACCTTGAAGTCTCTAAGAGAAAGTGAGCTAATACTACAAAGTAGACAAAAAAAGGACTAAGTAATTCCTGATAAAAATATAGCGATATCTGTTATAACCACAAGGTATTCgtacatcttcaaattaaaTTTGTTATTAAAATTGCAAAATCACCTTGGTAAATACAACTTTGCTTTCTTCCCTGCGACTGTCATCAGTTGGCAAGAAGAACATGCCGACGGCATACTGACCAGGTGGTGGCAGTACGAAACCTGCATCCTTTGTTACCTGGAAAACATAAAAACGGACAAGTAACCAGGAAATCCTTGATAAGAAATTATTAGCTGAAGAACTAATCTCTATGCATACGCTTGACAGATTTATAGAACTCGTATCTTGATAAGAAATTATTGACCGAAGAACTAAAAACTATGCATAGACATGACAGATGCACAAGCCTTTACCaacta
This DNA window, taken from Phoenix dactylifera cultivar Barhee BC4 unplaced genomic scaffold, palm_55x_up_171113_PBpolish2nd_filt_p 000237F, whole genome shotgun sequence, encodes the following:
- the LOC103713334 gene encoding glutamate synthase 1 [NADH], chloroplastic, which gives rise to MAVVPGSALKLQYDSAALPSVVSHKRCVRHRAAQYPASRRLHAFSLENKFLGMKLRASERVQIWRTDGPGVSPKLRVVSPSMSLSQVPEKPLGLYDASFDKDSCGVGFIAELSREYSRKTVADAIEMLVRMAHRGACGCETNTGDGAGILVALPHDFYKEVTKDAGFVLPPPGQYAVGMFFLPTDDSRREESKVVFTKVAESLGHVVLGWRPVPTDNTDLGESARQTEPIIEQVFLTSSPKSSADFEQQMYILRRVAMVAIRAALNLQHGGVRDFYICSLSSRTVVYKGQLKPVQLKDYYYADLGDERFTSYMALIHSRFSTNTFPSWDRAQPMRILGHNGEINTLRGNVNWMKAREGLLKCKQLGLSKNEMKKLLPIVDASSSDSGAFDGVLELLVRAGRSLPEAVMMMIPEAWQNDPNMDTDRKALYEYFSALMEPWDGPALISFTDGRYLGATLDRNGLRPGRFYITHSGRVIMASEVGVVDIPPEDVSRKGRLNPGMMLLVDFDNHTVVDDEALKKQYSQARPYGEWLKRQKICLKDIVDSVSETDRIAPSIYGTVAAQNHDEDMENMGIHGILAPLKAFGYTVEALEMLLLPMAKDGTEALGSMGNDTPLAVMSKREKLTFEYFKQMFAQVTNPPIDPIREKIVTSMECMVGPEGDLTETTEQQCHRLSLKGPLLSIDEMEAIKKMNYRGWRSKVLDITYPKKHGRKGLEETLDRICSEARDAIREGYTTIVLSDRGFSSERVAVSSLLAVGAVHQHLVSKLERTRIGLLVESAEPREVHHFCTLVGFGADAICPYLAVEAIWRLQIDGKIPPKGDGQFHSREELVKKYFKASNYGMMKVLAKMGISTLASYKGAQIFEALGLSSEVIQKCFKGTPSRVEGATFEMLAGDALHLHELAIPTRALPPGSAEAVALPNPGNYHWRKGGEVHLNDPLAIAKLQEAASANSVAAYKEYSRRIQELNKTCNLRGMLKFKDVGDKIPLDEVEPASEIVKHFCTGAMSYGSLSLEAHTTLAIAMNKLGGKSNTGEGGEQPSRMEPLPDGSMNPKRSAIKQVASGRFGVSSYYLTNADELQIKMAQGAKPGEGGELPGHKVVGDIAVTRNSTAGVGLISPPPHHDIYSIEDLAQLIHDLKNSNPGARISVKLVSEAGVGVIASGVVKGHADHVLISGHDGGTGASRWTGIKNAGLPWELGLAETHQTLVANDLRGRTILQTDGQLKTGRDVAIAALLGAEEFGFSTAPLITLGCIMMRKCHKNTCPVGITTQDPVLREKFAGEPEHVINFFFMLAEEVREIMAQLGFRTINEMVGRADILEIDREVVKNNEKLENIDLSLLLKPAAEIRPEAAQYCIQKQDHGLDMALDQELITSSKAALEKGLSVYIETPIRNVNRAVGTMLSHEVTKCYHMKGLPSDTIHIKLNGSAGQSLGAFLCPGITLELEGDSNDYVGKGLSGGKIVVYPPRGSKFDPKENIVIGNVALYGATNGEAYFNGMAAERFCVRNSGARAVVEGIGDHGCEYMTGGTVVILGKTGRNFAAGMSGGIAYVLDVDGKFHTRCNTELVDLEKVEEEDDITTLKMMIQQHQRHTSSELAKEVLANFNNLLPKFVKVFPRDYKRVLQDLKAEQAAKEAEAQQEKELMEKDAFEELKKLAAASLNDKKVEDSRPVKRPTQVPNAVKHRGFLAYERESISYRDPNARINDWEEVAVESKPGPLLQTQSARCMDCGTPFCHQENSGCPLGNKVPEFNELVHQNRWREALDRLLETNNFPEFTGRVCPAPCEGACVLGIIENPVSIKSIECAIIDKAFEEGWMVPRPPLQRTGKRVAIVGSGPAGLAAADQLNKMGHLVTVFERADRIGGLMMYGVPNMKADKVDIVRRRVDLMAKEGVTFVVNANVGKDPLYSLDRLRAENDAIILACGATKPRDLPVPGRELSGIHFAMEFLHSNTKSLLDSNLQDGKYISAKGKKVVVIGGGDTGTDCIGTSIRHGCTSIINLELLPEPPIKRAPGNPWPQWPRIFRVDYGHQEAAAKFGKDPRSYEVLTKRFVGDENGFVKGLELIRVKWAKDSSGRFQFEEIKGSEETIGADLVFLAMGFLGPEATIADQLGLERDNRSNFKAEYGRFSTNVDGVFAAGDCRRGQSLVVWAINEGRQAAAQVDKYLTKVEGDVTKDTPSNEEDVVQKVAA